GTTTTGGGCAGCATTTTAAGTGAAAGTGGTAAATATTAAACACGTTTGCTTTCttaaaaaagaggaaaacaaaatCACCTACCAGCTTATCGATAAAACTAATTATCGAGCTGGGCCAGTGCTGGCTAACATGCGGCCAACAGCTGTTCGACCGGCTAGTGTGTGTGCGCCTCTTCTTCTTGTCATGTAGTGCAGTGTTTATCTcacgtttttgtttttgcaaaCTGATAACGCGACGCAATTTAGTCTGTAGTGAAAATTCGTTTTTTACATCGATGGAAAATCGGCCACGATGAGCGGCAATACACACGGACTCAGCTGGTTTCCACATTTTCCCGACAAATTCGTATCCTGGGGCCAGGAAATCCATTTGTACGAAGTGCGCCGCAAAGATGACCACAGCCAAAAAAGTAAGGTTTTCCCCAAGGGATTATTCCACTTTACTTAACCGCCCCCTTGCAGGTCGCCTGCCTTATATATCCGTGAACTACCTCGCCAACGAGTCGCGCTATCAATATGCCCGCTGCGTGGCAGCCTCCTACCACAGTGACCAGCCCATAATTGCAGTGGGTCTGGCGGATGGCAAAGTCGGGATCTGCAACTTCCGGGACACCTACGATAGCAGCTGGGAGTACAGTAGGCGGCCGACAACGCCGATTCTTAGCTGCATCTAATAGTTCTTCTTTCCTCGTAGCACCGCGCCAGCAGCGCATGTGCACCTGCCTCGCCTGGAACGAGCTGGATGCCAATATCCTGGCCATTGGACACGATCGCCATCGAAATGACACCTGCATCACCATCTGGGACATTGAGCGTGGTGTTCCCAAGGAGACGGCCAACTTCTTTGGCGTCGGCGAGTCGGCCAACTCCATTTGCTGGGATCGCAATCATCGCACGGTCATTGCGGGAATGAGCCAGAAGATGATCAAGCTGTTCGATCTGAGGCGTGAGTACACATTACGTGACTGGTTATATTTCAACTACGTAGTATTACTTTATTGCCACTTCACTGATGAAATTTTGGAATCCCTTTCGCAGAGAGTAACGCCACCTGCCAAAGCATTCAAACAAAGACAGTGCAGGGACTTTCCGTGTCCCCCAATGGCAACTATCTGTGTAGCTATGTGGACTCGGTGATCACTCTGTGGGATCCGCGAAATATCAAGAGTCCTCTCAGGCAGATTCAGTCCTCGAAGAACCATTTGCAGATCGCTTGGTGTCCGACCAGGACTAGCCTGCTCTCCTCGCTGCAACGCGATTCCTCCTACATCACTCTCTACGACATCCGGAGTGTGGACACGGACAATTCCGGAGAGATCTACCACGTAAAACGACAGATTAGCCCCTTTCCGGCTAGATATCAGCACAGTGGAAAGTTTTCGTTTGTTAATTGCCTGTCGTGGCATTCGAGGGATTTCGAGAGAGCTCTGCTCTTGGCAGATGCGTTAAACATCCTAGACTTTCGACTGCCAGCCACCTTGCACACGGCGCACAGCAATCGCCGGAAATTGCCACTACTGATGCAGCGTCCGCTCTACACACCCGCCTCGCCGACTTCCACtgcggccacgcccactcagcagcagcccacgagcagctgcagcacgAATAGCGGGAGCTCCCTGGACTTCAGCACTCCTGGTGGTTCGCCCTTCAATGTGGACCTGCTGAATCCGGAACTCTTTGAGCTGGATCTGGTGGACGAGACGCGTCAGCGCGCTCTAGAGGATTATGGCATTAAGCCCGATAACAAGCGATTCGGCGAACTCCATTTGACACCATATCTGCGGAATGTGTGGTCCACTTTGAACAATGTCTACAGCGAGGATCGACTGACGGGCTTAAAGGCCACTTTGGGTATTAACTTGGGACACACCTCGGAGGCCTTGATGGCCAGCTCCCGCATCGAATCTCAGGTGCTCCAGTGGCCAGAGGGCATCAACAACTCCAACAAACTGATATGCTACAGGTAAGTTTATAAGAATTGTGGTTTGAAAAGTGTGATAACCCCAATCTTCATGCAGGAGTGAGCAGCGCGACCTGGCTCTCCAACTTTGCGGTTGGGCCTTTGAGCAGGAGCTGGATCGCTTTATAGACCAGTTATATGCAAACAAGGAGTACAGTCGGGCAGCCATGATCTGCGTGTTCcacttgaaaattttccatGCCTGCAACATTCTATCGTCGGCGGCGGACAACATGAGGGATCCCAGCATGTACAGGATCACCGTCATCGCCTTGTCCAGTTTCAATGCAGATCGCTGCAGTTCCACGTGGCGGAATCAGCGATCCAGCGCCAACATGCAGATACACGATCCACACCTAAGGGCTGTCTTCTCCTTTCTAACGATGGAGAAGGACAATTTTGATGCAGTGCTCAAAGAGGAAGGCGTTTCGTTATCAGACCGCATGGCCTTCGCCTGCAAATATTTGTCGGAGACCAAGCTGGCTGACTATGTGGCGCAGCAAATCAAGGCGGCCATAGATGGCGGCGATCTAAATGGCCTGTTGCTTACTGGAGAGTCGCAGGACGGAATCGATATACTGCAGTCCTACATGGACACCAGCTTCGATGTGCAGGTGAGCGTGCGCTACGAAAACATGCGTTAAAACATGGATATAAATTGAGCTGTTTCTTAGACGGTAGCCCTGGTGGCCATAAACTATTTCCGGCAAGAGCTTTTCGAGGACAAACGCATCCAGTACTGGATCGCCAGCTACTTGGATCACCTCAATAGCTGGGGTTTGTGGGAGAAGCGGGCCGAGCTGGACATCAAGATCGAGAGCATCCGCCCTTCCTCCCGCAGTTCCCGCACCGTATTTCTGTCGTGCAACTTTTGCGGCAAGTCTGTGTCCAACGCCTTGCTGGATGAGCCGCGCCCACggagcaccaccaccagcaccaacAGGCTCTCCTCATGCCCCAGCTGCCGGAAACCCCTGCCCCGCTGCTCACTCTGCCTGATGCACATGGGCACAATGGTGAACATGAGCAATGGGGAGACCCCGACCACCACGCCCGACGTGCCCGGCTGGCAGACCAAGCCCTTCTCGAAGTGGTTCTCCTGGTGTCAGACCTGTCGCCACGGCGGACACACCGAGCACATCATGCAGTGGTTCAAGTGAGTTCTAAGTTACCAATCTTTAATTGAATTCTGACCAATGTTTATTTGCCAGGCAAAATTCAGAGTGCCCCGTGTCGTCGTGCAACTGCCGCTGCTTCGACATGGACGGCACCAAGCCGAACACGTTGAGAGACATCTCCTAGCTGTCCGGAGCACCCACCATCCACAGCCCTTACTCGCCCAGGCCATATGCATATGCATTAAGTTGTTGATTTGTTCCAAACGCGTGCGCCTTAAACAAACTCAGAAGTGTTCATTGTACTTAGACAAGGGATGTGCCCGTAGCATTAGTGTTTATGACCTACCAGCTTTTAGCTGCTCAATTGCATTTTATACTTACATTCAAATAAAGGACTATGTGCGTCAAATTAGCGTCGATGGCGGAACGGTGGAATTTTGGAACATGGGgaagttttttatttattaggTTGTCGGTACAGGTCCTTGGGACAAGTCGGCGGGACACGGTGCTAACTCAACGACGCTAATTTGACGCACATTAAAGCACTATAGATATTTCGCCGCTTTTCTTTTGAAAGTTGAAAGCGTTAAAGTTTTGTGTTTTGCAACACTTTCAGGTAGTATTTATTAGCTTTCTTGTTGGAACTGATAACGGTCACACCGCTTCGCACGTTTTTATGCGgcgttattattttttgttgctttctGACGTAAATGTTCAGAAAAAGTGCTTCCACTCGTAGGGCTTAAGTGAATGGTTAATAACATTAAGTGATAGCGCCAGAACAAACAAATCAAGATATAGTGAATGTGTTAAACCAAAAGACAGTGCCGACACACAAGATATAATATTAAGACGGTAAGTTGTGGGTGGGGGTACAAATTTCAATAAAGCATGTGAGTGCTACGGAATTTGCAGCACAGCACTTTAAgattaaatatttgtacatGATAGCTTTGAAAATAGCGATATTTAGTTACTTGACCTTTTCAACTCATTCGTGTCTACACCAGACGCTTTTGTCTAATCTGAGTGCCCGAAAACGGGTTTCCCATTAAGAACTCCCAAGTTTAAAGCCTGCAGCGCATACAAATCCAAAATGCAAATATGTATACTCAAGCTGCAGCtgaaagtttatttatattttgatgCGAAGATCAAAGAAGGTCTCTCCAAATAGCTTTTGGCGGATTATTAAATACCTTTGGTGACGTCGTGTTTTCTTGTTGAACTGGCTGTATTTAGAAATCGAGACAATAAATTCGTGTGCGAAAAGATTTGAAACTTTGCCAACAAAATTCGACGCATCTCAGGCATTTTCACCGCGTGACCCCTTTGAAAATCGAAAACACAACGTTTTTTGAATGGGTTTCGCCGGGGAAATAGAGCGTCCGaaaaaccattacaaaatAGGGTAAACATTTCAGAAGATCCAGACTTGGAGCTTTATGCTTCAGCTTCTGGTTTCCATTAAAAAAACGGTTTTAAATCAAGAAGTGGGGAACCCAAACACAACTTAAACGAAACGAACTGTTCATTATGTCACTCCACTAAATTTAGCACTACGCTCTTCTacgctctccacgctcttttACACTGAGAACAATATAACTGTACATGCTCTGAGTGGATTAGTATTATAAGAAAGTTGCAAAAAATCCttgtaatatttattaaattcagAATGATGATTGTGTTGCGAATGTTGATGTTAATACTACAGTTTTTCTCTCGGTGTGTGACTCTCTATTTTTCACCAGACATATGGCCGCTGGTTGATTTACGCATTGTTTGCTTTGCATTATTTGTCTTTGTGCCAGTACCGCTGTTAATTACCAGTTCCTACAACTCTCAATTCGCTATTTGCAAATCAACCGGCAAAGTAAACAACAGAGAGCGAGACGGAGAGAATTGATTGCAATCGCGAAACAGCTGACGATGCTCTCTCGCATTCGCGCTGGCCGTCTGATTCTAAAATTTTCCTCAGTTTTGCCTGAAATGTAGAGGCGAAATCAAGTTCGGCCGCGAGAATTAAGCCATAAAATTAACGACTTTTCGAACGAAAAACGAGACATGAAAATGTGAAAACCAAACAGCGAATGGCTCTCAAATAAAACGCTTCATTGAGCTTAAGCGCTTTTTGCTATCTAAAAAGCAACAGTCTATTAAGTTAACTTTAAACAAACATTGACAAAAATTCACGATCAAGGTCAGTGGATAATATGTACTCcattgtgtgtttgtggctTGTTTACATATGCCCAAAAATAATTGGGACTCGTTTTATCAGTTCGAGATAAAGGCGGCTTGGCTCGGAGGAAGTGCACTCATGCTTGGAGCCCAAAGGTTAAACCGGTATGATAACGCCGATGAGCGCAGAAACCCGTTTAACTTGTCCAAGAACCAGTGCAAAGCTCGGAAATATCGTGATTTATTGAGACTCAACAAGTGGAATAGTGCATACACATATGCATGCAGATATTATAtgcaatggaaatgggaagAGTATTTCCATCTTTAAGTTAAAGATTGGTACTTAAAAAgatttgtttgcatttaaaGCAAATCTTGAATTTTCCTTCAAAACAACTTTTTAGAGTATTTGTTCCTTTTGTCTTGGAATTGTTCGATTCTTCAATCGGCACAAAAATTCGCAGTTTAATTGCGAAATCCGCCTGACAATGCATTAATCGCTGTAAGTGGCTGAATTATGTGGGCGAGTGTACCCAAATAACGTCACTTGTCTATTTATTCCGTGCACTGTCTACCTAAGCAATTTCAATTATGAAGTCACTCGCGAATTGTGTGCcaaaatttgtttgtttgcggCTAGAATTGCTTGTCTTGGGCTATTTGTCAAAACTGATATCCAGTGAGTGATAGTATTGCATAAGAAAAGGGGGAGTGTACATCAATACTGCTTACCCATAGACCTTTATTGATTCCATAAGACGACATTAATGCTCGTACCAGTCGACTTGTGGGACACCAGATGGTCTTGAACTTGTTCTATTTTTGTGTTCCCAAGCACACGCAATGATATTAACATATTAAAGAGGCCTTGAAGAGGGGTCTTaatgctttttatttatttttaagttgTTTTAGTGGTATTTAGTTGCTTTAGTTGATATGTAATGTAGTgaccaaaaatattttatttcagtttTCGAAAACCTCGAAAGGCAGACTCCAAACACCCAGCTCCACCCACATCCACCCACAAAAGCTTCGCCAGCATGTTGCGTAACACGCCTTTCGGTGCCACTCCCACCTACAAACTACTCCTGGGCTTCGGACTCTGCTCCCTTGGGGGCGCCATGCTATATGCCTACTTTAAGACTcgaaacgacgaggaggaAGCGGACTCAGGTGGCCAACGGCCGGCATCCGGGATTAGAGGACAGACGGAGGAACAGAAGCCCCAAAAGGAAGTGTGCCTCAAAATCGTCGTGGACAACGAGCATGTGCCCCTGATAATGGGTCGCGGTGGATCCAATATGAAGCTAATTGAAGAAAAGACCCTGGCCAAGATAAGATTACGGTAATTGGATTTGAAAATTATCGACCCATGAATTAAACCTGACTAACAAGAATCAAATTCTTCTTCTCTAGGGACAAAGACAGTGGCCACAAATTCTGCGACATTAGCGGCGTTCCCGATGCGGTTAAGGCGGCTCGAGCCCTGCTGATCAAGGAGATTGAACGTGCGCCCGTGGTAAAAGTGGAACTGCAGGTGCCCCAGAGGCTGGCCAGCAAAATTAATGGACGCGGCGGCGAGCTCCTCCAGGAGATCCGGAGCAGTTCGCTGGCCAAGCTGAATATCGATTTAAACGGGCGGAATGGGAAGGCCAAGATTACGATTATCGGCAATCAAAAGCAAGTGAACATAGCCCGAAAAATGTTGGATGATCAGATAGAGGAGGATGAGGAACTCGTGCGGTCCATGGAGGAGGTGGAACAGCGTCGTGAGCCCCGCAGATCTCCCACCAACAGCATTGCGTCCAGCATGTACTCCTCCCAGACATCCCTAAGCTCTCACACTCAGCCCAGGGACAAGCTAATGGCCTCCAAGGGCGAAGGCAAGCCCATGGAGGTTTATGTCTCCGCAGTGGCCTCGCCCACTAAATTCTGGGTGCAGCTAATCGGACCGCAGTCCAAGAAGCTGGATAGCATGGTCCAGGAGATGACCAGCTATTATAGTAGTGCTGAAAACAGGGCCAAGCACGTGCTGACTGCTCCATATTTGGGTCAGATTGTGGCAGCCGTGTTCAAGTTCGACGAGAAGTGGTATCGCGCTGAAATCGTGGATATTATGCCCAACCAGTACAATCCAAAGGAGCAGGTGATTGATCTCTACTTCGTGGACTATGGAGACAGCGAATATATTTCGCCAGCTGATATCTGCGAGCTGCGCACTGACTTCCTCACGCTCAGGTAAGATGTTCCACTGATTGGATGgacataaatttatatttaacttttttagGTTCCAAGCCGTTGAATGCTTCTTGGCCAATGTAAAATCTACCATCCAGACGGAGCCAATTACGTGGCCGAAGTCCTCAATCGCCAAGTTCGAAGAGCTGACAGAGGGTATGATTTCAGCAACAGTTGATAGATATATTTTTGACTAAACACCGAACATTTTTAGTGGCACACTGGAGGAAGCTGATTGCACGAGTGGTGACTTACAAAGAGCGCCCACGGGCAACCACTGCTGTAAGTTCTGCCGCCAAGGAGGGAACTCCGCTGCCCGGAGTAGAACTATTCGATCCAGCCGACAACTCTGAACTGAATATTGCCGATCTGATGATTAATCAGGGCTTTGCCCTGCCCCTGGACGATTCGTATCCAGTGCGGTCACGCTCCTCGACGCCCTCAAGTAACAGTGACTCCACCATTGAGGAGTTGTGCGTCAGCAATCCAGTGACTCCGCTCACGCCCCACTCACCCATGTCGATGTCCATTGATGTTGAGAGCATTACGCAGGCGGAGAACGAGCACCTCgcccagcagctgcagcatttGCAGCACAAACTGAACGGAAACGACATAAAAACCATTAATCCGGCTAAACTGACGGCTACAGACCTCGAAAACGGGAATAACAACAATGCCAGCACCACAAATGGTGCTAGCGCGCATTAGGATTTCACATTGTTACTAGTTATCCTCGCCTAATTGTTTATAAGATGAAGGCTGGACGAGCAGCTCACTACTTGACGTGTACATAAAAGTATAGCTCTTAAGGAACTTATTTTATAAGTACGAAAGAAAACTGTTTAATTTATCGCCGTGACTGATCGACATATCCTAGATCCTAAAAGCTGACGATAGAACGGCACAGATCCTTAATTGTTTATAGCAACCTTTGCCATGTTACTTATTGTTAGCAAGAACAAGAAAAACATTTGTACATCaacaaaaaatacacaaaagatcacaaatttatcaaaagaaatgcattttataAGAACATCAATCTTAAGTCTATTTTGGTGGTCTGTTTCAGCTCTCTGTATTAGGGAAGTATTTCAATATTCTTTGAAAATACGATTTTCTAGATCATTTGCTTAAATAGACGTTAATGtataattgaaaatgaatATAGTTTCTTCAAATGAAAAGGGGCTACAAATATTGGAAGTCACTTAAagtataataaaaaaaaacccaccGAGGGCAGAATTGCAGTCTTCTTTGGGGGATTTACCCCACGCTTAGATTAGGATATCGTTGGTGGTGTTTATAGCTATGGGGGGCAGGTATATGGCGCGGATCTGACTGCGCAGGCGTACGATTTCCATGTCGTCCCTTTCCATTTCCCTGATGAGCTGGGAGAACTGGACTAATCCCTCGCGGTTTCCAGGAAACCCATGACCCTTAATGACCTCCAGTTGGAGTTGCATCACCAATGGAAAAACCTGCAATGTATTATGTTTAAGTATTTggttatttgttttgatttgcttggtaTTTACGTGCTGCATCATGAGAATCATCTCTTTTCCAGCGGAAGCCTTTGCCTCTGAGAGTTTCTTCGAGTTTTCCGGCTGATTGACACAGCGTATAATGTCCATAAGAATTTGCTTGGCAGTCTCACTGTTGAAATTGGTCAAGTAGGACATAATAAACGTTTAAACGGCAGTGTTTGTGACGAATTTAGGCAGTATGCAACAAATTGTAGTaggttttgttttgtgtttccGTTAGAGATGAGTCATACAGCGACTACAACTATCGGACAAACAATCGGTTCGGTTTCATAACATTACCAAATCATTAGTATGGACACTTTAATAAAAAACTGTTACAATTTAATGCTCTTAACTAACGAAAagatataatttatttaattttgaatgtgtTCACTCCTTAATCTTTAATCGATACCTGCTTGAATATCGGCTTTCTTTTCGAAGCATTCCTCCCAAACAACTGTAATATCATTCAAACCAAAATGTGTAcgattaaataaattaagctGAACTACAAAAAATTAAGAGTAAAAGTTATATTAATTTCGTTCTAACAGCAGCTCTAGAAGCAAAACGTTATCCAACACTTAAGGTCTGGAAAATTGCCAGTGCTGGAAAAGGCGGAAAGCATGTCACGTCGGAACGTCGACAAAAGACACAAATAATAGGAAAAAGCTTATTTCGCGCAGGCACTCGCATATTCCCAGTAAATGCAAGGCCAATGCAAACGCACATTTAGTACGGGTTACAAAATTGTAAATCAAACCGTCGAGTTCCCAGCGACAAAAACACCGagcaaagcagcaacaacgaaACGCAGTTTAGGGCCTGCATTTTTGCGATAGTGTGAAAAGTGCGTGTGTGCAAAAGAATACAAAATAAAGGGGGCGCAAAAGAGTCAGtgaaaacaacaacacacaaaaacacaagACACAagtgcacagagaaaaacgCAAACACCCGCACTCGCGcaaacagacacacacacactgtgAAACTCCAACGTCGAGTCAGCAAATtgtgccacacacacaaaacgaGGAAAGAGGaagaagagcagcagcagaaaaacaTAGGTGCTCCGCTCGCATCCCACATCTCCAAAACTCCATCGATCCGTACTTCCCGACTACACAACCCAACTCTCCGGAATGAATCGCTCCGACGGATTGGTGCGTCGCTCGGTGAAACCCCGCGAAAACGGCGGGGCGGAGGGCGGACTAAATGCCAACACGCCGGACGACAACCAGGATGCACTGGACAGCCTGAAGGACCAGGAGGACAACATCGACGATGGCGACTCCAAGGAAACACGACTAACGCTCATGGAGGAGGTTCTGCTGCTGGGACTCAAGGACAAGGAGGTGGGTGTGCTCCTTATCTCTTATCTGCTTGTGTGGGATGCACTAATTAATTGGTTTCTTTCGCAACCCAAGTGCTTCTTCTTCACCTGTTAACCGacgtctctctctctctgtcgcTCTCACGATTTCTCTCTTTCGCAACCTCTTGTTTGGCCCCAAGTGCATCGCAGTCCATCTTCCAGCAGGGGCGCAGTGAAAATTGGATACAGGGGGGTAACTTATCACTTCAGTTATGGGGGCTACAATTGGGCATAACATTTTGTAAATCCTATAAGTATCACTATGCGCTACAGATACaaattttatacaattttcgATTGTGGGGTCAGCCATGTCTTAGCCACTTCTCTTAGCTTTCCAGTTTGTTAGGCAATGCACTATGAAATCTTTTGACCAGCCGCTGACTAATGCGCAATCAGCGAGACTGGCAACACCATTTTCTTAAcaacttttgtttttgccataaatACTAGTGTGCTCCATCTGTTAAGGTTTAATCAGCCGTTCAGTCTAATCTATAAAACCCATTACTTGCCCTTTGTATTACTTTGTTCTACTTCCTAAATAAGTGATATATTTGTGTGTACACATGGCCACAATTCGCCACAAATCTATTCTACTCCAAATAGGTTTACTTTATGAGTTACACTAACACGCAGTTGCTTCCAGTGCCAAACCAAAAAGATTCTTAGAATTCTTGCCAAGGTTCTTAGTTGTTGGAAAGATAGCGCTCTAATACTTCTTCGGTTGGCAGTTGTGGCTATAAATACCCACATATCTCTTCGAGAACTTCACTCCGCGCGGCACGGAGAACGTTTCGTCAAACGAGTTTTCCAATAAGTGGTTAATTTGCATACGTTTGTAATATTCATAAATCTGCGTATAGCGCGGGATGATGTCCGTAAATGCGAACCATCATCCATACGTGACCCATTATGGCGAACAGGCAGATTCGCATTTCTCCATTGAATTCGGTTTTTGTATTTCACTTGGCACACAGCTTTATCGCTCAATTGCTGTTCGCTTGTACCACATAGGAATGCACACACATGTGCCTTTGTGGCTGACACCACATCTATTTGTTTTCATCATTTTGCCCGCAGTGTATTTGTGTGACCACCCACACCCCCATCCCAACCACCTCCTCCCCACCCACAAAAGGGGGATACGGTCTGGAAACAGTGGAACGTGTTGCCCGCTTTTGTTTTACATTCCCTTTTCCGAGCGCTCTTATCGCAAAGATTTCCTCCATTTGGTTAATTGTTTGAGGAAGTACATACTACCAAGTGCTGCTCTCCTCTGCCTAGCTCTCATCCGTTTTGGGCTTTCCTTATCAGTCGTACGTCACTCATTTTCGAAATTATACAAAGTACTTGGCTTCTACCCATACCATCCATTAGGAATATTTCAATATCTCGAACTGCCGAACTGATAAGCGACGTGTTTTTTTATTGGACCTGCAAATGATTCCCTATTATACCTTTCGTTCGGAACGATTCCTTTTCAATCATCTGAGCGATtgttatataaattattttaaaatcgTGAAACGGCATTGAAACGTGGTTGAGGTATCTATCTGTACCTTCCAATTATCATAGCTTTTCAAGCGGTAATAACAAGAGTAATTTTTGTAATTGATTTTTAGTTTCGTTATGTTTGTAGTTATAACATAACTCTTTTTCTTCGTTTATTCATTTATACTAGATAAGCATTGTGTTTTTTACACTGACATTTCATACACTTTTGTGGGCAAGGCCTATGCAAACTCAAGTGTTTAATGTTTTAACAACTGAATACTTTCGTCTGGGAGCTTTACGACCCCGGCAACAGGGTAATTATTCATTTCTTTTACGCCCAACACAAGTGAAAAGGCCAAACCATAGACTTGctcaaatatatttcaaaaccTTGAAACATGAGACAGTAACCATTTGTTAATGAAGTTCTTACTTACCATTTGTTAATGAAGTTCTTACTTACATTTATGTTAGATAGCCATCACTTAAACTTAATAAACTTTAATAAAAGCAAGTAACGCATTATTTTTAGATGCCCATCAAGACCCAAATAGCTTGAATCTAATAgcatttttaattactttcaGGGCTACACATCTTTCTGGAACGACTGCATATCAAGCGGCTTGCGCGGATGCATTCTCATAGAACTTGGACTGCGAGGTCGCGTGATGATCGAGAAATCTGGAATGCGGCGACGTGGTCTATGTACAAGGTATGTACAGAAATTTAGTTTCGACATCCTTTCAGAAGCAGGCTAACTTCAATTCGCCAACAGGAAATTGATACTGAAATCGGATCAGCAGACGGGAGACGTTCTACTCGATGAGGCACTTAAACACATTAAGGAAACAGATCCCCCGGAGACGGTGCAGAGCTGGATTGAATATCTTAGTGGTGTGTATTTAGGCGCCTGCCATTTAGCCAAGGATGTTTTGTATAACCTATTGTTGTGGCAGGTGAAACCTGGAATCCGTTGAAATTGCGCTACCAACTGAAAAATGTACGCGAACGTCTGGCCAAAAATCTGGTGGAGAAGGGCGTGCTCACAAcggaaaaacaaaattttctACTGTTCGATATGACGACACATCCGCTGAGCGACAATGTTGTCAAATGTCGCCTGGTAAAGAAGGTGCGTAACTAGACTTGGATATATTCAAGAATAAAAAACTAAATCCGAAATGTATGACTTCAGATCCAAGATTCTGTGCTCTCCAAGTGGGTCAACGATCCACAGCGCATGGACAAGCGGATGCTGGCGCTTATCTTCCTGGCGCACGCCAGCGATGTGATCGAGAACGCCTTCGCACCGCTGAATGATGACGACTACGAGGTGGCCATGAAGCGGGTGCGGGAGCTGCTGGATCTCGACTTCGAAACCGAGTCGGCCAAGCCGAATGCGAACGAAATTCTGTGGGCGGTGTTCATGGCCTTCACG
This genomic stretch from Drosophila mauritiana strain mau12 chromosome 2L, ASM438214v1, whole genome shotgun sequence harbors:
- the LOC117150283 gene encoding GATOR complex protein MIOS is translated as MSGNTHGLSWFPHFPDKFVSWGQEIHLYEVRRKDDHSQKSRLPYISVNYLANESRYQYARCVAASYHSDQPIIAVGLADGKVGICNFRDTYDSSWEYTPRQQRMCTCLAWNELDANILAIGHDRHRNDTCITIWDIERGVPKETANFFGVGESANSICWDRNHRTVIAGMSQKMIKLFDLRQSNATCQSIQTKTVQGLSVSPNGNYLCSYVDSVITLWDPRNIKSPLRQIQSSKNHLQIAWCPTRTSLLSSLQRDSSYITLYDIRSVDTDNSGEIYHVKRQISPFPARYQHSGKFSFVNCLSWHSRDFERALLLADALNILDFRLPATLHTAHSNRRKLPLLMQRPLYTPASPTSTAATPTQQQPTSSCSTNSGSSLDFSTPGGSPFNVDLLNPELFELDLVDETRQRALEDYGIKPDNKRFGELHLTPYLRNVWSTLNNVYSEDRLTGLKATLGINLGHTSEALMASSRIESQVLQWPEGINNSNKLICYRSEQRDLALQLCGWAFEQELDRFIDQLYANKEYSRAAMICVFHLKIFHACNILSSAADNMRDPSMYRITVIALSSFNADRCSSTWRNQRSSANMQIHDPHLRAVFSFLTMEKDNFDAVLKEEGVSLSDRMAFACKYLSETKLADYVAQQIKAAIDGGDLNGLLLTGESQDGIDILQSYMDTSFDVQTVALVAINYFRQELFEDKRIQYWIASYLDHLNSWGLWEKRAELDIKIESIRPSSRSSRTVFLSCNFCGKSVSNALLDEPRPRSTTTSTNRLSSCPSCRKPLPRCSLCLMHMGTMVNMSNGETPTTTPDVPGWQTKPFSKWFSWCQTCRHGGHTEHIMQWFKQNSECPVSSCNCRCFDMDGTKPNTLRDIS
- the LOC117150301 gene encoding tudor and KH domain-containing protein homolog, with translation MLRNTPFGATPTYKLLLGFGLCSLGGAMLYAYFKTRNDEEEADSGGQRPASGIRGQTEEQKPQKEVCLKIVVDNEHVPLIMGRGGSNMKLIEEKTLAKIRLRDKDSGHKFCDISGVPDAVKAARALLIKEIERAPVVKVELQVPQRLASKINGRGGELLQEIRSSSLAKLNIDLNGRNGKAKITIIGNQKQVNIARKMLDDQIEEDEELVRSMEEVEQRREPRRSPTNSIASSMYSSQTSLSSHTQPRDKLMASKGEGKPMEVYVSAVASPTKFWVQLIGPQSKKLDSMVQEMTSYYSSAENRAKHVLTAPYLGQIVAAVFKFDEKWYRAEIVDIMPNQYNPKEQVIDLYFVDYGDSEYISPADICELRTDFLTLRFQAVECFLANVKSTIQTEPITWPKSSIAKFEELTEVAHWRKLIARVVTYKERPRATTAVSSAAKEGTPLPGVELFDPADNSELNIADLMINQGFALPLDDSYPVRSRSSTPSSNSDSTIEELCVSNPVTPLTPHSPMSMSIDVESITQAENEHLAQQLQHLQHKLNGNDIKTINPAKLTATDLENGNNNNASTTNGASAH
- the LOC117150356 gene encoding protein C10, which codes for MSYLTNFNSETAKQILMDIIRCVNQPENSKKLSEAKASAGKEMILMMQHVFPLVMQLQLEVIKGHGFPGNREGLVQFSQLIREMERDDMEIVRLRSQIRAIYLPPIAINTTNDILI
- the LOC117150314 gene encoding Golgi phosphoprotein 3 homolog sauron encodes the protein MNRSDGLVRRSVKPRENGGAEGGLNANTPDDNQDALDSLKDQEDNIDDGDSKETRLTLMEEVLLLGLKDKEGYTSFWNDCISSGLRGCILIELGLRGRVMIEKSGMRRRGLCTRKLILKSDQQTGDVLLDEALKHIKETDPPETVQSWIEYLSGETWNPLKLRYQLKNVRERLAKNLVEKGVLTTEKQNFLLFDMTTHPLSDNVVKCRLVKKIQDSVLSKWVNDPQRMDKRMLALIFLAHASDVIENAFAPLNDDDYEVAMKRVRELLDLDFETESAKPNANEILWAVFMAFTK